A window of the Phragmites australis chromosome 20, lpPhrAust1.1, whole genome shotgun sequence genome harbors these coding sequences:
- the LOC133901382 gene encoding plant UBX domain-containing protein 8-like, which yields MARPPQEAIDTFVSITGADEVVAVRKLEEHGGDLNQAINSHFNEGDSTLNRINQNIIPASHDDMMDLDGPRDNTFQRSFPETFRDPFALMDPNFQQQFFDRVGSTDSFSRGPLVSHPREVREIPTEVNDSNPQTGLSGQAPVIDDVTGHESSHGPEVRETIIIDDEDDGLSSAPSALRSNIPSNSPWSNPSVPTAPPLVHVNDYDDDIEEEMIRAAIEASKTDAEGLAYTVEQGRDQHPEGVSLGNHSDEADMGTADGTVRRQGLASGKAGTSREPIDEESFQEETEDVEEQPLVRRHSRRFPSGNELAQPVHPGASPALNFQPQINLNDRQYNGDDFPSEWGGISSEEHDEAVMLEAAMFGGVPEGPTYPFPMPSHRSPTHYPPIVHSPPPELTEQRLLREQQDDEYLASLQADQEKELKALQEAELRHLEETATREDALEKQKQEEEERRKKQLEEEELASNLASKQAALPSEPPPNNEGAVTLVVRMPDGSRQGRRFLKSDKLQFLFDFLDIGRTCKPGTYRLVRSYPRRTFTNSEGDVSFNDLGLTSKQEALFLEQIRE from the exons GAACAGAATCAATCAAAACATTATACCTGCTAGCCATGATGATATGATGGATCTGGATGGACCACGTGATAATACATTTCAAAGATCTTTTCCTGAAACTTTCCGAGACCCTTTCGCGCTAATGGATCCAAATTTTCAGCAACAATTTTTCGATAGAGTTGGCTCCACTGATAGTTTCAGTCGTGGACCGCTGGTTTCACACCCTAGAGAGGTGAGAGAGATACCTACTGAAGTTAACGATAGCAACCCTCAGACAGGTCTATCTGGTCAGGCCCCCGTTATCGACGATGTGACTGGACATGAGTCTTCACATGGCCCTGAAGTTCGTGAAACTATCAtaattgatgatgaggatgacggATTGTCATCTGCACCATCTGCTCTTCGTTCTAATATCCCTAGCAATTCACCATGGTCAAATCCTTCTGTGccaactgctcctccattgGTTCATGTTAATGACTATGATGATGACATAGAAGAGGAAATGATTAGGGCGGCAATCGAAGCTTCAAAGACGGATGCCGAGGGACTGGCATAT ACAGTGGAGCAAGGAAGAGACCAACATCCAGAGGGAGTAAGCTTGGGAAATCATTCTGATGAAGCAGACATGGGAACTGCGGATGGAACAGTTAGAAG GCAAGGACTAGCTTCAGGAAAGGCTGGAACATCTAGGGAACCAATAGATGAGGAGAGCTTCCAAGAAGAGACCGAAGATGTAGAAGAACAACCGCTAGTTAGACGTCATTCCAGGCGTTTCCCTTCTGGGAACGAGTTAGCACAACCGGTGCACCCAGGTGCTAGCCCTGCGTTAAATTTTCAGCCTCAGATTAACTTGAACGATCGCCAGTATAATGGAGATGATTTCCCATCTGAG TGGGGTGGCATTTCTTCTGAGGAACATGACGAAGCTGTTATGCTTGAGGCTGCAATGTTTGGTGGAGTTCCTGAAGGACCAACATATCCGTTTCCCATGCCTTCTCACAGAAGCCCAACTCATTATCCGCCAATAGTGCATTCTCCGCCACCTGAATTAACTGAACAACGGTTATTACGAGAACAGCAG GATGATGAGTACCTTGCATCGCTCCAAGCTGATCAAGAAAAGGAGTTAAAGGCCCTACAGGAGGCTGAGCTCCGTCACCTGGAAGAAACTGCCACAAGAGAAGATGCTCTTGAAAAACAgaagcaagaggaggaggaaaggcgTAAAAAGCAACTTGAGGAAGAG gaGCTAGCATCCAATCTCGCATCAAAGCAAGCAGCATTGCCGTCGGAACCACCTCCAAACAATGAAGGTGCTGTGACACTTGTAGTTCGCATGCCTGATGGTAGTCGACAGGGACGTCGGTTTTTAAAATCTGATAAACTTCAG TTCCTATTTGATTTCCTAGACATTGGCAGGACCTGCAAGCCAGGGACCTACAGATTG GTGAGGTCATACCCAAGGCGTACTTTTACCAACAGTGAGGGTGACGTATCATTCAATGATCTTGGCCTAACAAGCAAGCAGGAAGCCCTATTTCTTGAACAGAttagagagtag
- the LOC133901383 gene encoding anther-specific protein MZm3-3-like, with protein sequence MARTAAEVQPLVALSLLLLLLSAGAGRRHDARGRGAAERAGPLRTLQRAGRSAAPRWGLYVSRDCACGTLGIITSLPPKCGLPPISCQ encoded by the exons ATGGCGAGGACGGCCGCCGAGGTGCAGCCGCTCGTGGCGctgtcgctgctgctgctgctgcttagtgCTGGGGCTGGGCGGCGGCACGACGCACGGGGCCGAGGCGCAGCTGAGCGGGCTGGCCCCCTGCGCACGCTACAGCGTGCCGGGCGGAGTGCTGCGCCGCGCTGGGGTCTGTACGTCTCGAGGGACTGCGCCTGCGGCACCCTCGGCATCATCACCAGCCTGCCGCCCAAGTGCGGCCTCCCGCCGATCAGCTGCC AGTGA
- the LOC133901384 gene encoding E3 ubiquitin-protein ligase BIG BROTHER-like — protein MATPTTYSVRVSSETHKIEAWLASDETLARQLQEEENSRDAAATRELAGNVSLEPSSPAVEYRPGQNAAQVTREDNVDPDNMSYEQLQAMGEAVGTESRGLSDDLICYLVPFKHKCNFFSRKKNSEECVICKTTYKSRQRLIRLPCSHCYHAGCITRWLKINKACPICNEEVFG, from the exons ATGGCGACTCCCACCACCTATTCTGTCCGCGTCTCCTCAGAGACTCACAAAATCGAGGCCTGGTTGGCGTCTGACGAAACTCTGGCTAGGCAGCtgcaggaggaggagaactcGCGTGACGCTGCCGCCACGAGAGAACTCGCCG GTAACGTGTCCTTGGAGCCATCGTCACCGGCTGTTGAGTACAGGCCAGGACAAAATGCAGCTCAG GTTACGAGGGAAGACAATGTTGACCCGGATAATATGTCGTATGAG CAACTACAAGCAATGGGGGAAGCAGTAGGAACTGAGTCCAGAGGATTGTCTGATGACCTGATATGCTATCTGGTGCCATTTAAGCACAAGTGCAACTTCTTCTCCAGGAAAAAGAACAGTGAGGA ATGTGTGATCTGCAAAACGACCTATAAAAGCAGGCAGAGGCTGATAAGATTGCCATGTAGCCACTGTTATCATGCAGGTTGCATAACCCGCTGGCTTAAGATCAACAAG GCATGCCCAATCTGCAACGAGGAGGTATTTGGATGA
- the LOC133901385 gene encoding F-box protein PP2-A13-like produces the protein MGAVASSAGGRRGGEGTVLGDLPESCVAEVLLRLDPPEICRMARLSRTFRGAASGDGVWGSKLPRNYARLLAVAAAGGEEGLQAAAAAALEAEVLPKKEVYARLCRRNRFNGGKKEFWLDKGGGGVCMSISARALSITGIDDRRYWNFIPNDESRFRTVAYLSQIWWFEVRGEVEFCFPEGTYSLFFRVHLGRPFKRLGRRVYSSEHIHGWDVKPVCFQMSTSDGQHAQSKCYLTDPGVWINHHVGDFVVKNSNEPINIQFAMVQIDCTHTKGGLCVDSVVIKPQYLSQKKKHLAAV, from the exons ATGGGCGCCGTGGCCTCGTCGGCGGGAGGGAGACGTGGAGGTGAGGGGACGGTGCTGGGGGATTTGCCGGAGAGCTGCGTCGCGGAGGTGCTGCTCAGGCTGGACCCGCCGGAGATCTGCCGGATGGCACGGCTCAGCCGCACGTTCCGCGGCGCCGCGTCCGGGGACGGCGTCTGGGGGTCCAAGCTGCCGAGGAACTACGCGcgcctcctcgccgtcgccgcggccGGCGGTGAAGAAGGGCTgcaggccgccgccgctgccgcactggaggcggaggtgctgCCCAAGAAGGAGGTGTACGCGCGGCTCTGCCGCCGGAATCGCTTCAATGGCGGCAAAAAG GAGTTCTGGCTGGACAAGGGTGGTGGAGGTGTCTGCATGTCAATCTCTGCAAGGGCACTTTCAATAACAGGCATTGATGATAGGAGATATTGGAACTTCATTCCAAACGATGAATCAAG ATTTCGTACAGTTGCTTATCTCTCACAAATTTGGTGGTTCGAAGTCAGAGGGGAGGTTGAATTCTGCTTCCCAGAAGGTACATATAGTCTGTTCTTCCGGGTTCATCTAGGCAGACCATTCAAGCGGCTTGGACGACGGGTTTATAGCTCAGAGCACATCCATGGCTGGGATGTAAAGCCAGTGTGCTTCCAAATGTCGACTTCCGATGGACAGCATGCTCAGTCCAAGTGCTATTTAACTGATCCGGGTGTCTGGATCAATCACCATGTTGGCGATTTTGTCGTGAAGAATTCAAATGAACCGATAAATATCCAGTTTGCGATGGTTCAAATAGATTGCACACACACAAAAGGAGGTCTCTGCGTGGATTCAGTGGTAATAAAACCACAATACCTTTCGCAGAAGAAAAAGCACCTCGCAGCTGTGTAG
- the LOC133901386 gene encoding uncharacterized protein LOC133901386: MRGPNSRRAAASSSAAVASMSSKRDPEDESATASEESGDEEEVSSSSGSGSESDGDDERERELERALADVPFGELQRARADGSLAARAASAAAPEKARRASKKRPMEISTKVRPPRLREVIQVAKKVVRDPRFEPIHGPLDKEGFRKRYNFLFDDEFPAEKEKLQKMIKKSKDPNAIDEMKSRVTWIDKQLKSHPQKNIESEILREHIKKEREAAKTGKRPYYLKKSELRQRKLMNKYNELKEAGKLDAFMERRRKKNASKDHRYMPYRRNGDGA, encoded by the exons atgagAGGCCCCAACAGCCGCCGCGCGGCCGCCTCTTCCTCGGCCGCCGTCGCGTCGATGTCTAGCAAGCGCGACCCTGAGGACGAATCCGCCACCGCCTCCGAGGAATCAGGCGACGAGGAG GAGGTATCTTCGTCGTCGGGGTCGGGGTCGGAGAGCGACGGTGACGatgagcgggagcgggagctgGAGCGCGCGCTCGCCGATGTGCCCTTCGGGGAACTGCAGCGCGCGAGAGCCGATGGGTCGCTCGCCGCGCGGGCTGCCTCTGCCGCCGCCCCGGAGAAGGCTCGCAGGGCGAGCAAGAAGAG GCCGATGGAGATAAGTACTAAAGTGCGGCCACCGAGGTTAAGGGAGGTGATCCAGGTTGCCAAGAAG GTTGTAAGGGATCCAAGATTTGAACCTATACATGGACCTCTTGACAAAGAAGG GTTCAGGAAGAGATATAATTTCTTATTTGATGATGAATTCCCTGCCGAAAAAGAG AAACTCCAAAAGATGATTAAGAAATCAAAGGACCCAAACGCCATTGACGAAATGAAGAGTCGTGTCACATGGATT GATAAGCAGTTGAAGTCTCATCCTCAAAAGAACATTGAATCAGAAATCCTGCGTgaacatatcaagaaagagaggGAAGCAGCAAAGACTGGAAAACGACCATATTATCTAAAGAAAT CTGAACTTCGCCAAAGGAAGTTGATGAATAAGTACAATGAGCTCAAG GAGGCAGGAAAACTTGATGCCTTCATGGAGAGGCGGCGGAAGAAGAATGCTTCTAAAGATCATCGATATATGCCGTACCGAAGGAATGGAGATGGTGCTTAA